Proteins encoded within one genomic window of Trichomycterus rosablanca isolate fTriRos1 chromosome 7, fTriRos1.hap1, whole genome shotgun sequence:
- the mier3b gene encoding mesoderm induction early response protein 3, which yields MAEASLGSSSPVGSLSSEDHDFDPTAEMLVHEYDDERTLEEEEAQEGEKNFSAELADLEKERNMPLEELLAIYRYEPPSGTTAGSSVGSSPSELADDLPDMTLDKEEIAKDLLSGDYEEETQSSADDLTPSVTSHETTDLFPRTLRSNTNDGDKESEGEEDGPSPEDSRKEIMVGCQYQAEVPIGLSFYSDDKVFTEEDQLLWCPDVLSEKKVEDYLRKALSQSADNSTESSSGGHIRDNEQALYELAKCNYNTAEALVQYNSNRSFNSSKESPWSEDECRNFEHALLIYEKNFHLIQKNKVPTRTVAECVAFYYMWKKSERFDHFVQHNRFGKKKYSIYPGVTDLMDRLVDEAEGLAVDGSSSLCAGGAGGRLEVTPEQQLGLLNTITARDLTALSNSVASVCSQADVNCLDSPYFPPLESFHRGALTHEETPLGYGTSSEAGCLSVLDSALYRSDLGQLSVCSNKECERPSKRLRMGLTDSFINDTHCITGAKMAVSLTDFGSIASEDANTYQLALSPPPTHCTAV from the exons ATGGCGGAG gCTTCCCTTGGAAGTTCAAGCCCTG TTGGCTCTCTTTCATCAGAGGATCATGACTTTGACCCAACAGCAGAGATGCTGGTTCATGAGTATGATGATGAACGAACTTTAGAGGAGGAAGAAGCTCAGGAGGGGGAAAAGAATTTTAGTGCTGAATTGGCAGATCTTGAGAAG GAAAGGAATATGCCCCTGGAAGAATTGTTGGCCATCTATCGGTATGAACCACCAAGCGGTACAACTGCTGGGTCAAGTGTAGGCAGCTCCCCAAGTGAACTGGCCGATGACCTGCCTGACATGACTCTGGATAAG GAAGAAATTGCCAAAGATCTGCTGTCAGGGGACTATGAGGAAGAGACGCAGTCTTCAGCTGATGACCTGACTCCTTCTGTTACCTCTCACGAAACCACAGACTTATTTCCAAGAACACTTAGAT CTAACACTAATGATGGTGATAAAGAGTCGGAGGGAGAAGAAGACGGCCCTAGCCCAGAGGACTCAAGGAAG GAAATCATGGTTGGTTGTCAGTATCAAGCGGAGGTTCCTATAGGCCTGAGCTTTTACTCTGATGATAAGG TGTTCACAGAGGAGGATCAGTTGCTTTGGTGTCCTGATGTACTGTCAGAAAAGAAGGTGGAAGACTACCTCAGAAAGGCACTGTCTCAGTCTGCAGACAATAGCACAGAGAGCTCAAGTGGAGGACACATACGAGACAATGAGCAG gcTTTATATGAGCTTGCGAAATGTAACTACAATACAGCTGAGGCCCTGGTACAATACAACAGTAACAGAAGTTTTAATTCCTCGAAAG AATCACCGTGGTCTGAAgatgagtgtagaaactttgAACATGCACTACTAATCTATGAAAAGAACTTCCATCTGATTCAGAAAAACAAG gtaCCAACAAGAACAGTTGCAGAGTGTGTAGCCTTCTACTACATGTGGAAAAAATCTGAACGTTTTGACCATTTTGTTCAGCATAATCGGTTTGGGAAAAAGAAGTATAGCATTTACCCTGGAGTAAC GGATCTGATGGACCGGTTGGTGGACGAGGCGGAGGGTCTGGCGGTGGACGGCTCTTCGTCCTTGTGTGCAGGTGGCGCTGGAGGGAGATTGGAGGTAACTCCAGAACAGCAACTTGGCCTCCTCAACACCATCACAGCCCGTGACCTCACAG CTTTGAGCAACAGTGTGGCATCCGTGTGCAGCCAGGCAGATGTGAACTGTTTGGATTCGCCCTACTTCCCTCCTCTGGAGAGTTTCCACCGGGGAGCGCTGACTCACGAAGAAACTCCACTTGGCTACGGAACGAGCAGCGAGGCCGGCTGCCTCAGCGTGCTAGACTCAGCCCTGTATCGCTCTGACCTGGGCCAACTTAGTGTGTGCAGCAACAAGGAATGCGAACGTCCCTCCAAACGCCTCCGGATGGGTCTCACTGACTCCTTTATCAACGACACACACTGCATCACGGGGGCCAAAATGGCCGTGTCGCTCACAGACTTCGGCAGCATCGCGAGTGAGGATGCGAACACTTATCAGCTCGCACTCTCGCCACCACCAACACACTGCACTGCAGTCTGA